The genomic DNA ATAAACCTCTACACCTGCCCATACCTCAGAAGGGTTCTGCGGATTGACCATAATCTGTTGCACCCAGACATCTCCGGTTAAATTACCAACAACCTGCCAGGATGCGCCGCCATTGGTGCTTTTATAAACCTTCCTGGTTCTGCCACCAGCATAAAGGGTTCTAACAGCACTGGGGTTGACGCAAATCGCAGTGATTATGTCTGGGATTGTTTCCGGTTCGCTCCAGGTTCTGCCGGCATCGGTAGTATGCAGGATAAAACTGGGAAACCCGCCGACAACCAGAAAAAGTTCATCCGGATACCCGGGCACATTGGTCATTGCCTGGACAGTTGCGCCCTGGGGACCAAGTTGCTGCCAGGCGCCAAAGGTGGGTGCAATCGACGCAAAAAGCAAAGCGCAAATTGTGAAGTGAAAAATCATTTTGCCCTTTGCATTTTGCTCTTTGACTTTTGATTTGCGTAGCAGTTGCTTCATTTTTACCTCCAAATCTTCAATCCTCCTGACCGGTTGAGCCAGGATTTGTCTCTTCAAGTTTCAAGACCATCCTTTCACTGAGGCGGTCAAGTTCCCGTGCCGCATCATCGTAACGGTTACGGGCGTTGGTGAGATGGCTGCCCAGGGTTTCAAATTTCTCCTTAAACCGGTTGAGGTCTCCCTGCAGCCGGCTCAGATGGTCAAGGATTTCCCTTGCCTTGCGGTCAATCTGCATTCCGCGCAACCCGAGGGCAATCGCCTGAAGATAGGCATAAATTGTTCCCGGTGAGACCGGAATCACCCGCCGGGCAAAAGCATAGTTCAGGATAGTTTCGTCTTTCTCGCCGATACTGGTGATGGTCTCATAATACACATTTTCTGCCGGGATATACATCAGGGCAAAGTCAAATGTCCCTTCATCCGGCAGGATGTATTTCTTGGCAATGGCATCAATGTGCCCTTTAACCTTCTGCAAAAACTGCCGGCGCATCGAGGCGCGGGTTGTTTCATCCTCAGCCGCAAGCACTCTCTGAAAGTCCTCAAGCGGAAACTTGGCATCAACCGGCACAAGTTTTTCTCCGAGTCGCACCACCGCATCCACCTTTTCCCCAGAACGAAACTGATACTGGGACTGGTAGTTATTGGGGACAATCTCCTTGAGGATATTGTCCAGGAAGAGTTCGCCCAAAAGCCCCCTCGGTTTGGGTGCGCGCAGAATCTCCTGGAGAGAGGCGATGTCTTTACCAACCTGGAAGATGTTTTCAGCGGCACGGGCAAGTTCACCTAAACGCAGATTGAGTTCGCCGGTGATTTTTGCCGCACTGTCAAGTCTGGTGTTAAGGGTGCTGGTGTTATCGGCAAGGGTGCGGCTCACCTCACTCAGGCGCTGGTTGAGCAACTGATTGTTTGCCTCCAGGGCACGCGCCTGCTCCTGACGGAGCGCCTCCAGTTGCTGAAAAAGGAGAGTGGTTTCGGTGGCGGGAGGTTTTTTGAGCCGGGTCAGGACGAGGAGGATGACAACGAGGGCGATGAGCAGTGAAAGGATGGTAATGATAATGGTGACCGCCAAAGGCATAGTTTTAGGATAGAGGAAACCTGACAGGGGTCAAGAAAATAAGCAGTCTGAGGTTAAACCTTGACCCTAACCTGTCCGGTGCGTCTTTTGCAGTTCCAGCCGGCGCAACTCACCACGCCGGATTTTGCCGCTGATGGTCTTGGGTAGTTCCTTGACAAACTCAATCTCGCGCGGGTATTTGTAGGGTGCGGTGACCCTTTTCACATGCTCCTGGAGTTCTTTGATTAGGTTTTCCGAGGGCTCATACCCGGGCTTTAAGATGACAAATGCCTTGACAATCTCACCGCGAATCGGGTCCGGCTTGCCAATCACCGCTGACTCCTGGACCGCGGGATGCTCAATCAGCGCCGACTCCACCTCAAAAGGTCCGATGCGATAGCCCGACGCCTTGATGACATCATCTGCCCGGCCGACAAACCAGAAGTAGCCATCCTCATCCATATAGGCTTTGTCACCGGTAAAGTACCAGTCACCGCGAAACGCCTTCTGATTGAAGTCCGGTTGATTGAGATAGCCCTTAAAGATTCCTGGTGGATGAAAAGGCTTGACCCTGATGGCGATGTGCCCCTCCTCACCCGGTGGCAGTTCCCTGCCCTCGTCGTCAACAATTTTAACCTCGTGACCCGGTGTGGGCTTGCCCATTGAACCCTCCTTGACCGGCAGGCACGGATAGTTGGCAAGGACCGCAACCGTCTCGGTCTGACCGTAAAAGTCGTAAATCTTCAGCCCGGTCCCCGCCTCCCAGGCTCGGATGACCTCAGGGTTGAGCGGTTCGCCCGCGGAGACGCAGTGGCGCAGGCTGAGTGAGTATTTTTTCAGGTCTTCAAGGATGAGCATCCGATAGACCGTTGGCGGTGCGCAGAAGGTGGTGACGCCAAAGTTTTCCAGGACCGCAAGGGT from candidate division WOR-3 bacterium includes the following:
- a CDS encoding DNA recombination protein RmuC, coding for MPLAVTIIITILSLLIALVVILLVLTRLKKPPATETTLLFQQLEALRQEQARALEANNQLLNQRLSEVSRTLADNTSTLNTRLDSAAKITGELNLRLGELARAAENIFQVGKDIASLQEILRAPKPRGLLGELFLDNILKEIVPNNYQSQYQFRSGEKVDAVVRLGEKLVPVDAKFPLEDFQRVLAAEDETTRASMRRQFLQKVKGHIDAIAKKYILPDEGTFDFALMYIPAENVYYETITSIGEKDETILNYAFARRVIPVSPGTIYAYLQAIALGLRGMQIDRKAREILDHLSRLQGDLNRFKEKFETLGSHLTNARNRYDDAARELDRLSERMVLKLEETNPGSTGQED
- a CDS encoding AMP-binding protein, translated to MKHNMENYEETYRNFRWEIPEYYNFAYDTVDAWAEKDRTKLALISVEDDGKTAQKHTFWELSRLSNKFANLLFASGAKKGDRILVLLPRIPEWYVAVLGAMKAGVVFMPTPTLSTSKDIEYRLNTSGAKFCITDADNAQKIADAQPNCPNLKTVFLVNGKREGWISYNEEMERAPARIENRIVTRSDEPLLVYFTSGTVGYPKMVEHYHSYPLAHIVTAKFVHDLQPNDIHWTIADTGWAKTAWGKLFGQWLIGCTVLQRNPRGKFVPKITLAVLENFGVTTFCAPPTVYRMLILEDLKKYSLSLRHCVSAGEPLNPEVIRAWEAGTGLKIYDFYGQTETVAVLANYPCLPVKEGSMGKPTPGHEVKIVDDEGRELPPGEEGHIAIRVKPFHPPGIFKGYLNQPDFNQKAFRGDWYFTGDKAYMDEDGYFWFVGRADDVIKASGYRIGPFEVESALIEHPAVQESAVIGKPDPIRGEIVKAFVILKPGYEPSENLIKELQEHVKRVTAPYKYPREIEFVKELPKTISGKIRRGELRRLELQKTHRTG